In Procambarus clarkii isolate CNS0578487 chromosome 30, FALCON_Pclarkii_2.0, whole genome shotgun sequence, the DNA window aattttcagttttattgctattaattcattaaaaaaacgatataaatgatgcaaacacataatttattagaaattaaccttaaacacttcattttcaatcaactatttgtttctcgttaaaatactgagaaaggggagaagttctgtttttattgcatatatcgacgtttcagccggattagagcggttttacgtgtacatcttccatcggtaatataaacggaaaatcaggaacattttagttaattctaatgaaaacacattgatttttatcatttgtatttgaaaacaacattgtcatatgtcttttcttggatctaaataaaacgaaacctcgctctatgatttgaagttaaaatccttaaatatggtaatatagtgacttttttcacgttattcatgtagtgtgattttacgtatatatattcgtttttaccaatattgcgatactacttcatgtttttctaacgatatgtgatttggccttcaactctcaaaatttcgcaaattttgcattataAGCAtgtttttctttcattttgttttgtactaaaactcatcgaatttagcaatattttgacctttatcatcccccttttcctttatgtgattttaaacaaaatatcatcaaattaggcaatattttgccgtttttccacgtttttgtgaattttcagtttattgttattatttcattaaatatacgagaaaaattatgcaaacacataatgatcagaaataaccttaaatactccattttcaatcatctattttgtttctcgtttaaaatactgagtaagatattgaaaaggggagaagttctgttttcattgcatatatcgacgtttcagccggattagaacggttttacgtgtacatcttccatcggtaatataaaccaaaaatcaggaaaattttagttaattttaatgaaaacacattgatttttatcatttgtattggaagcaacatctttatacgtgttttctaggggtctaaaaaatacgaaacgtcgctctatgattcgaagttaaaatcctcaaatttggtataataatgacctttttttcacgttttttatgtagtttgatattacgtaaatatatttattttttaccaatatttcgatactattttatgtagtatcgcgatatgtgatttggccttcaagtctcagattttcgcataatattgcattttaagcaagtttttcttgcattttgtttcgtactaaaaatcatcgaattcagcaatattttgacgtttatcatccccttttcctttatgtaatataaacaaaatatcactgaattaggcaatattcctgccgttttttccacgttttttgtgaattttcagtttttattgtattattcattaaatatacgagaaaaattatgcaaacacataattgatcagataataaccttaaatacttcatttttcaatcatctatgtttctcgttaaaatactgagtaagatattgaaaagggaagaagttctgattttattgcatatatcgacgttttcagccggattagaaacggtttttacgtgtacatcttccatcggttaatataaccgaaaatcaggaacatttttattaattttaatgaaaacacattgatttttatcatttgtatggaagcaacatctttatacgtgttttttctagggtcctaaaaatacgaaacgtcgctctatgattcgaagttaaaatcctcaaatttggtataataatgaattttttcacgttttttcatgtagtttgatattacgtaaatatattcattttttaacaatatttcgatactattttatgtagtatcacgatatgtgatttggccttcaaatctcagatttttgttgttgggtggtgtggtgttgagaggggtgtttgtggtgtggtgttgagagggggtgtgggtagggtggtgttgagagggggtggtgttgagagggaggtgttgggaggtgtgttgttgagtgtgtgtgtgttgagacggggtgttgggttgttgtggtgttgtttagggtggtgttgagaggggttgtTGTTtattgtggtgttgagaaggggttgtTCGATGGTGTTGTATTgagaggtggtgttgggtgggtggtgttgagagggggtgttagatggtgtggtgttgagagggggttattgggtggtgtggtgttgagaaggggtgttgggtggtgtggtgttgagagggaggcgttgagtggtatagtgttgagaaggggtgttggatggtattgggttgagagggggtgttgagttgggtggtgttgagagggggtgttggatggtgtggtgttgagagggggtgttgggtggggaggATTTGAGAGGGGtgtagggagggggtggtgttgagaagggagtggttgggtggtgtggtgttgagaaggaggtgttgggtgctgtggtgttgagaggaaggtgttgggtggtgtgtgtttgagagggaggtgtttggtggtgcggtgttgagagggggttgttggtggtgtggtgttgaatgggggtgttgggttggggtggtgttgagaggggatggtgttgagagggaggtgttgttgttggttggtgttgtgttgagacggggttgttgggttgtgtggtgttgatagGGGGTGTTGTTtagggtggtgttgagaaagggtgttggatggggtgtggtgagagggggtgttgggttgtgtggtgctgagggggaagtgttgggtggtgttggtgttgaaagggaggtgtttggtggtgtggtgttaagagggggtgttgggtggttgtggtgttcagaggggatgttgggtgagatgctgttgagagtgggtggtgtggagaggggggtgttgggttggtgtTGTGTTTGAGAgtaggtgttgggtagtgtggtgttgagaggggggtggttgggtggtgtggtgttgagagggaggtgttgggtggtgtggtgtggagagggtggtgttggtggtggttggtgttgagaggggtgttgggtggtgttgagagggaggtggtgggtggtgtgttgttgagggggggtgttgggtggcatggtgttgagagggaggtgttgggtagtgtggtgttgagagggggtgttgggtggtgtggtgttgagagggaagtgttgggtggtgtggtgttgagaggggggtgtttggTGATGTGTTGTTGAGTGGGAGGTGTTgaatggtggtgttgagagggggtgttgggtggtgtgttgttgagaggggtgttgggtggagtggtgttgagagggggtgttgggtggtgtggtgttgagagggtggtgttggtagtgggttgtagtggtggtggtgtgtgtggtggttttcaGTTCTTACCAACCAGAGGAGGGTGTGTTAGTGTCCTGCCAGGGCTGGAGACAGCTGAGGGGGGAACAGTTTGACCTGCCGGTAACTTCTCCATTTTGCTCAGCTGCCATttttttgtaaatatttattttaacttAAATCCCAACATAAGTAATTTATAGCAAGATaataattttaaactgtgtaatAAGTATTTTCCTTGCAGTCTTGTAATATatgttggaacaaatgtacatatATTAAGATATATTAATAAACTAAAATATTGCACATTGGATGAAACTCTGACGGTTTGACCGCATCCTGTGAGAGTTCACCCAAGTCTTTTAAATGCTCTACTTGTctacacacacccgctacaccctcacccggctacactctCACCCTCTACATcctcacccggctacactctcaccctgctacaccctcaccctgtacaccctcacccggctaccctcgcaccctctacaccctcaccctgttACACCCTCTCCCGGCTACACTTTCACCCTCTACATCCTCACCCGGCTACGctctcaccctgctacaccctcaccctgtaCACCCTCACCCGGCAACCCTCgcaccctctacaccctcaccctgttacaccctcacccggctacactctCACCCTCTACATCCTCACCCGGTTACACTCTCACCCTGCTACACTActacaggggagccggtcggccgagaggacagcatgctggagttgggatcctgtggtcctgagttcgatctctggcgccagcgagaaacaatgggcagagtttctttcaccctatgcccctgttacctagcagtgaaatacgtacctgggtgttagtcagctgtcacaggctacttcctggggaaggaggcctggtcgaggaccgggccgcggggacattaaaaagccccgaaatcatctcaagacatcctcaagataaccactctcACCCGGCTACACTCTCACCATTACACgctcaccctgctacaccctcaccttctacaccctcacccggctactctctcaccctgctacacctttaaccggctacaccct includes these proteins:
- the LOC138370069 gene encoding placenta-specific protein 4-like, with the protein product MLYLSTHTRYTLTRLHSHPLHPHPATLSPCYTLTLYTLTRLPSHPLHPHPVTPSPGYTFTLYILTRLRSHPATPSPCTPSPGNPRTLYTLTLLHPHPATLSPSTSSPGYTLTLLHYYRGAGRPRGQHAGVGILWS